One Edaphobacter flagellatus genomic region harbors:
- a CDS encoding PEP-CTERM sorting domain-containing protein produces MRKLLLSLGVILAFAIVPALHATPITGQFTIVGPAVQDTGSELIFATKDLHIGDQSALTGSFPSLLYGGLYGYVTPTTIDYASYVPDSAVFTFSSGATQFTFTLASLTPDWFGIPGYFVGTGTIASLKPGFDPTPGWLSFSTDPDGTVNFSATGSTVAPTPEPSTLLLLGTGLVGAVGALRRRLA; encoded by the coding sequence TTGCGCAAACTTCTTCTTTCTCTCGGAGTCATTCTGGCGTTCGCCATCGTACCGGCGCTCCATGCAACTCCAATTACGGGCCAGTTCACGATCGTCGGCCCTGCCGTTCAGGACACAGGCTCTGAGCTGATCTTCGCCACGAAAGACCTTCATATCGGCGATCAGAGCGCATTGACCGGTTCGTTTCCATCGCTGCTGTATGGCGGTTTGTACGGCTATGTGACGCCGACGACGATCGACTACGCAAGCTATGTCCCCGACAGCGCCGTATTCACCTTCAGCAGTGGAGCGACACAGTTCACCTTCACGCTCGCTTCTCTTACTCCGGATTGGTTCGGCATACCCGGCTATTTTGTGGGCACAGGTACGATTGCATCGCTGAAGCCAGGCTTTGATCCAACACCGGGCTGGCTCTCCTTCAGCACGGACCCGGACGGCACAGTCAACTTCTCGGCCACAGGCTCTACCGTTGCGCCAACGCCTGAGCCCTCCACGCTGCTACTGCTCGGCACCGGCCTGGTGGGAGCTGTCGGAGCGCTACGCCGCAGACTCGCCTGA
- the argG gene encoding argininosuccinate synthase, whose translation MSNILESLPVGQKVGIAFSGGLDTSAALHWMKLKGALPYAYTANLGQPDEADYEAIPRKALEYGAEKARLIDCRPQLVAEGLAALQSGAFHITTAGVTYFNTTPIGRAVTGTMLVSAMKEDDVSIWGDGSTYKGNDIERFYRYGLLVNPDLKIYKPWLDPVFIDELGGRKEMSEFMVKSGFEYKMSTEKAYSTDSNLLGATHEAKDLEFLSSSMKIVVPIMGVAFWRDDVDVKREQVTVRFVEGMPVALNGVEYPDHVEMMYEANRIGGRHGLGMSDQIENRIIEAKSRGIYESPGLALLYIAYERLITGIHNEDTIEQYRENGRKLGRLLYQGRWFDPQAIMLRESAQRWVAKAVTGEVTLELRRGNDYSILNTESPNLTFKPERLTMEKGESTFSPRDRIGQLTMRNLDITDTREKLLTYAKAGLMTLSSGAEMPKLKDGKE comes from the coding sequence GTGTCGAATATTCTCGAATCGCTCCCTGTTGGGCAGAAGGTTGGAATTGCATTCTCCGGTGGTCTGGATACAAGCGCTGCGCTGCACTGGATGAAGCTGAAGGGGGCATTGCCCTATGCCTATACGGCGAACCTGGGGCAGCCGGACGAAGCGGACTACGAGGCGATTCCACGCAAGGCGCTGGAATATGGCGCGGAGAAGGCGCGGTTGATCGACTGCCGTCCGCAGCTGGTGGCTGAGGGGCTGGCCGCGCTGCAGTCGGGCGCGTTCCACATTACGACGGCGGGTGTGACGTACTTCAATACGACTCCTATCGGCCGTGCGGTCACGGGCACGATGCTGGTGTCGGCGATGAAGGAAGACGACGTCAGCATCTGGGGCGACGGCTCGACCTATAAGGGCAACGATATTGAGCGGTTCTATCGCTATGGCCTGCTGGTGAATCCGGATTTGAAGATTTATAAGCCGTGGCTGGATCCGGTGTTTATCGACGAGCTGGGTGGGCGCAAGGAGATGTCGGAGTTCATGGTGAAGTCCGGCTTCGAGTACAAGATGTCGACGGAGAAGGCATATTCGACGGACTCGAATCTGCTGGGTGCGACGCATGAGGCGAAGGACCTGGAATTTTTGAGCTCGAGCATGAAGATCGTGGTGCCGATTATGGGTGTAGCGTTCTGGCGCGACGATGTCGACGTGAAGCGCGAGCAGGTGACGGTGAGGTTTGTCGAAGGCATGCCGGTTGCGCTGAATGGCGTCGAGTATCCAGACCACGTAGAGATGATGTACGAGGCCAACCGCATTGGCGGACGTCACGGCCTGGGCATGAGCGACCAGATTGAGAATCGCATCATCGAGGCAAAGAGCCGCGGCATCTACGAGTCGCCTGGGCTGGCACTGTTGTATATCGCGTATGAGCGTTTGATCACGGGCATCCACAATGAGGACACGATCGAGCAGTATCGCGAGAACGGTCGCAAGCTCGGCCGGTTGCTCTACCAGGGGCGTTGGTTCGATCCACAGGCGATCATGCTGCGTGAGAGCGCGCAGCGCTGGGTGGCGAAGGCAGTGACAGGCGAGGTAACGCTGGAGTTGCGGCGCGGGAACGATTATTCGATTTTGAATACGGAGTCGCCGAACCTGACGTTCAAGCCGGAGCGGCTGACGATGGAGAAGGGCGAGTCGACCTTCTCGCCGCGGGATCGCATCGGCCAGCTGACGATGCGGAACCTCGATATCACCGACACGCGGGAGAAACTGCTGACGTATGCGAAGGCTGGGTTGATGACGCTGTCGAGTGGAGCGGAGATGCCGAAGCTGAAGGACGGCAAAGAATAA